A single window of Paenibacillus sp. SYP-B4298 DNA harbors:
- a CDS encoding S1C family serine protease: MDDNNKRNNYDDFFGKRSDDNGERQERNEPSESHSPGQEEEEKPSYYYSYGPFKRSIDSDAMQEASSAGTERSDRSEPSYSSHSSSYNTPPASRFAQPLPSSQVEVTPPDQTRVYHPDAAPATKPQPTANWKASKEKRGTSFKTMFAAFMAGVIVVGSLMAVADNQNWFTFNNNAAVASHSESAVKASASGAGGTVSNALDGTRPNNIAQIFNQASPAVVKINTYVNARSSSSNSLDPFFRQFFGDSYTPRGSERGNDNNGNGSDSNGGLVENGLGSGFLFESNGYILTNQHVIANSDKIEVTVQGYATPFEAKLLGSDYNLDLAVLKIEGEGFPSLKLGSSDSINIGDWVVAIGNPQGFDHTVTVGVLSAKERPISISDQDGTRNYEHLLQTDASINPGNSGGPLLNTSGEVIGINTAISSSAQGIGFAIPTSTIKDVLDNLKNNKEIPKPFIGADLMDLTDEYAKQLGLSSTEGALVRNVYYNSPAYKGDLRQFDVLVGINGTKYKTKEELIAQIKKQNVGDSITLNIMRGGQAMDLTVEIGDSTTFNMMQ; this comes from the coding sequence ATGGACGACAACAACAAAAGAAACAATTATGATGATTTTTTCGGCAAACGTTCAGACGACAATGGAGAGCGGCAGGAGCGCAATGAGCCATCGGAGTCTCATTCCCCTGGCCAAGAGGAAGAAGAAAAGCCATCCTACTATTATTCCTATGGGCCATTCAAGCGGAGCATAGATAGCGACGCGATGCAGGAGGCTTCTTCTGCAGGCACGGAGCGGTCGGATCGATCGGAGCCGTCCTATAGCTCGCATAGCTCCAGCTACAACACGCCCCCTGCCTCACGCTTTGCCCAGCCGTTGCCGTCATCGCAGGTGGAGGTTACGCCTCCAGATCAGACTCGAGTCTATCACCCGGATGCCGCACCAGCAACCAAGCCTCAGCCGACGGCGAATTGGAAGGCGAGCAAGGAGAAGCGCGGTACCTCCTTCAAAACCATGTTCGCCGCCTTTATGGCGGGAGTCATCGTGGTGGGCTCGCTAATGGCAGTGGCAGACAATCAGAACTGGTTCACCTTCAATAATAACGCAGCGGTTGCCAGCCACTCGGAGAGCGCAGTGAAGGCCAGCGCGTCAGGTGCAGGGGGAACGGTATCCAATGCACTTGATGGCACACGGCCCAACAATATTGCACAGATATTTAATCAGGCAAGCCCGGCCGTTGTGAAGATTAACACCTATGTGAATGCACGTTCCAGCTCCAGTAATTCGCTTGATCCATTTTTCCGCCAATTCTTTGGCGATAGCTATACACCTCGGGGCTCCGAGAGAGGGAATGACAACAATGGTAATGGCAGCGACAGCAATGGCGGCCTGGTAGAGAATGGCCTCGGCTCCGGCTTCCTCTTCGAGAGCAATGGCTACATCCTGACGAATCAGCATGTTATTGCCAATTCGGACAAGATTGAGGTGACGGTGCAGGGCTATGCGACACCGTTCGAGGCGAAGCTGCTTGGCTCGGACTACAATCTGGATCTGGCCGTATTGAAGATTGAGGGCGAGGGTTTCCCGAGCCTGAAGCTGGGCAGCTCCGACTCCATTAATATCGGCGATTGGGTAGTAGCGATCGGCAACCCGCAAGGCTTTGACCATACGGTAACGGTCGGTGTACTGAGCGCCAAGGAACGTCCAATCTCGATCTCTGATCAGGATGGCACGCGCAACTACGAGCATTTGCTTCAGACGGATGCTTCCATTAACCCGGGCAACTCCGGCGGCCCGCTGCTGAACACCAGCGGCGAGGTGATCGGCATCAACACTGCCATTAGCTCGAGCGCTCAGGGCATCGGATTTGCGATTCCGACGAGTACGATTAAGGACGTGCTGGATAATCTGAAGAATAACAAGGAAATTCCGAAGCCGTTCATCGGCGCTGATCTGATGGATCTGACGGACGAATACGCCAAGCAGCTCGGCTTGAGCTCTACAGAGGGCGCACTGGTGCGCAATGTGTACTATAACTCCCCTGCCTATAAGGGCGACCTGCGCCAGTTCGATGTGCTGGTCGGCATTAACGGTACGAAGTACAAAACGAAGGAGGAGCTGATCGCTCAGATCAAGAAGCAAAATGTGGGCGACTCGATCACGCTGAACATTATGCGCGGCGGACAGGCGATGGACTTGACGGTCGAGATCGGCGACAGCACCACCTTCAATATGATGCAATAA
- a CDS encoding YugN family protein, with protein sequence MIPLSSKLEAREQEFVEIMKMLEEHQFALGGNWDYKHGSFDRYLDEAHKVWLRIPFDVINGNLDGETEENDAKIRLGQPYVLKHVYNEGLDPEAQPRTLGGLVDQFQPPLDPDAPVEQKWIEEARSKLEQVEQLFPNG encoded by the coding sequence ATGATCCCACTATCGTCCAAGCTTGAAGCGCGTGAACAAGAGTTTGTGGAGATAATGAAAATGCTGGAGGAGCACCAGTTTGCCTTGGGAGGCAACTGGGATTACAAGCATGGCTCCTTCGACCGCTATCTGGATGAGGCGCATAAGGTATGGCTGCGCATCCCCTTTGATGTCATCAATGGCAACCTGGATGGAGAAACTGAGGAGAATGATGCGAAGATTCGGCTAGGTCAGCCCTACGTACTGAAGCATGTATATAATGAAGGCCTGGACCCGGAAGCCCAGCCGCGGACATTGGGCGGGCTAGTGGATCAGTTCCAGCCTCCGCTTGACCCGGATGCTCCTGTAGAGCAGAAGTGGATTGAGGAGGCTCGCAGCAAGCTGGAGCAGGTGGAGCAGTTGTTTCCTAATGGATAG
- a CDS encoding response regulator: MSQQSSRIMIVDDHDMVRAGLRTYLMLEPSFEVIAEAANGQQAVQWLEACPVEQRPQIVLMDLMMPIMDGVATTKAMMSVDPSLKIVMLTSFLEDEKVVAAIEAGAVSYVLKTVSAEELIYALQGAVKGMPVMTADVSQALTRGLRQLSAQGSDENLTEREKEVLYLIAEGRTNKEIGEELHIGIKTVKTHVSNLLMKCEVEDRTQLAVYAHRKGWVRST; the protein is encoded by the coding sequence ATGAGTCAGCAAAGCTCACGCATTATGATTGTAGATGACCACGATATGGTAAGAGCAGGGCTAAGAACGTACCTTATGCTTGAGCCGAGTTTTGAAGTGATAGCGGAGGCGGCCAATGGTCAGCAGGCGGTGCAATGGCTGGAGGCTTGCCCCGTCGAGCAGCGGCCGCAGATTGTGCTGATGGATCTGATGATGCCGATAATGGATGGCGTAGCCACCACCAAAGCGATGATGAGCGTCGATCCTAGCCTAAAGATCGTCATGCTGACCAGCTTCTTGGAGGATGAGAAGGTGGTTGCGGCGATTGAGGCTGGTGCCGTCAGCTATGTGCTCAAGACGGTCTCGGCAGAGGAGCTGATCTATGCCCTTCAAGGGGCAGTCAAGGGTATGCCGGTGATGACCGCCGATGTCTCTCAAGCGCTGACACGCGGCCTGCGGCAGTTATCGGCTCAGGGCTCGGATGAGAACCTGACGGAGCGGGAGAAGGAAGTGCTGTATCTGATTGCTGAGGGGCGGACGAACAAGGAGATTGGCGAGGAGCTGCATATCGGCATCAAAACGGTGAAAACACATGTCAGCAATCTGCTGATGAAGTGCGAGGTAGAGGATCGGACGCAGCTCGCTGTGTATGCGCATCGCAAAGGCTGGGTGCGGAGCACATAA
- a CDS encoding sensor histidine kinase: protein MVVRLLRSTKWELILFFIMAACASLIIYNVLPLWLQGSIKASEMYLITLALVLLVNIGAGYWAAQRIMNQIDTLHLGLKQAANGNLDVRLPEQQAGSFSPAHTEFNRMVSAMEERLHLIQQLGEEQVMQHGASVEAAVMEERKRLGRDLHDTVSQQLFAIHMSASSLPKLLELNPGKAGEVMEQLIQMSSLAQRQMRGLIAKLRPLELEGRSLQQALDKWFPDYCRQNGLQGILDWQLATALTEAKEHQFFLIIQEGMANIVKHASAKMATLTVRETERQLMLILQDDGGGFRADQVQRGSYGLSTMRERAQRLGGDAEILSKPGGGTIVRVTVPKLNRKEEA, encoded by the coding sequence GTGGTAGTCAGACTGCTAAGAAGTACCAAATGGGAGCTTATACTGTTCTTTATCATGGCGGCCTGTGCGTCGCTTATTATCTATAACGTTCTGCCCTTATGGCTGCAGGGCTCTATTAAAGCGAGCGAGATGTATCTCATCACGCTCGCGCTTGTGTTGCTGGTGAACATAGGGGCAGGCTATTGGGCAGCGCAGCGCATTATGAATCAGATCGATACCTTGCATCTGGGACTGAAGCAGGCGGCTAATGGCAATCTGGATGTGCGGCTTCCAGAGCAACAGGCAGGCTCATTCTCTCCGGCGCATACCGAATTTAACCGCATGGTGTCTGCAATGGAGGAGAGGCTGCATCTGATTCAGCAGCTAGGTGAGGAGCAGGTGATGCAACACGGCGCATCGGTTGAAGCTGCTGTAATGGAAGAGCGCAAACGGCTGGGGCGCGATCTGCATGACACCGTCAGCCAGCAGTTGTTTGCGATACATATGTCGGCCTCGTCACTGCCGAAGCTGCTGGAGCTGAATCCGGGCAAAGCCGGGGAAGTGATGGAGCAATTAATCCAGATGTCGTCGCTGGCTCAGCGTCAGATGAGAGGGCTGATCGCCAAGCTGCGACCGCTTGAACTGGAGGGCAGATCGCTGCAGCAGGCGCTGGACAAATGGTTCCCTGACTATTGCCGGCAAAACGGGCTGCAGGGTATTCTCGACTGGCAGCTTGCTACGGCGCTTACGGAGGCGAAGGAGCATCAATTTTTCCTGATTATACAGGAGGGGATGGCCAATATCGTCAAGCATGCTTCAGCCAAGATGGCAACGCTAACCGTTCGAGAGACGGAGCGGCAACTCATGCTCATCCTGCAGGATGACGGGGGCGGCTTTCGTGCCGATCAGGTGCAGCGCGGCTCCTACGGACTGTCGACGATGAGAGAGCGGGCGCAGCGTCTGGGCGGAGATGCGGAAATATTGAGCAAGCCGGGCGGGGGCACGATCGTGCGCGTGACCGTTCCGAAGTTAAACCGCAAGGAGGAAGCATAA
- the liaF gene encoding cell wall-active antibiotics response protein LiaF, with product MYRSMLRRLVWGMLIVFVGVIMLVAYVGNGYGLGDLIGIFWPLFLVALGLDGIISHKKDDHWWGWLMAGLGVYFLTRNLGFHYLSVGELISCAIPILIIWYGLKMIFKPKSKGKPKENDDWKSYPGDATMPPPPPLHPDPTKMNHAGQSGRPDDQGYSHFADKSSDASMNDHDYEDGKDFKSYKEQYKYYKKEYKEYKKNYKDSKKERVEWWDSNPGAQNRSSFIGDVYIGSDYWELRPMNVSHFIGDTVIDLTKAQIPYGETKLTISSFVGDVKIYLPNDYEVGIQVITHAFAGDTKVMDRKDSGMFRNSSLSSPAYHECDKQIKLVVSTFIGDVTATRVG from the coding sequence ATGTATAGATCGATGTTAAGGCGGCTAGTATGGGGCATGTTGATTGTTTTTGTTGGGGTCATCATGTTGGTGGCTTACGTCGGGAATGGATATGGCCTGGGCGACCTAATCGGTATATTCTGGCCGCTCTTCCTGGTCGCATTGGGACTCGATGGCATTATAAGCCATAAGAAGGATGATCATTGGTGGGGCTGGTTGATGGCGGGTCTGGGGGTCTATTTTCTCACCCGTAACTTAGGCTTTCACTATCTATCTGTAGGAGAGCTCATCAGCTGTGCGATTCCAATCCTCATCATCTGGTATGGCCTCAAGATGATCTTCAAGCCGAAGAGCAAAGGGAAGCCCAAGGAGAATGACGATTGGAAATCCTATCCTGGGGATGCGACTATGCCGCCCCCGCCGCCGTTGCATCCCGATCCGACCAAGATGAACCATGCTGGGCAATCGGGACGACCAGACGATCAGGGCTACTCACATTTCGCTGATAAGAGCAGCGATGCTTCGATGAATGATCATGATTATGAAGACGGCAAGGATTTCAAGAGCTATAAGGAGCAGTACAAATACTATAAAAAGGAATATAAAGAATACAAGAAGAATTACAAGGATAGCAAGAAGGAGCGTGTTGAGTGGTGGGATTCTAATCCAGGTGCCCAGAACCGTTCCAGCTTTATCGGGGATGTCTATATCGGCTCGGATTATTGGGAGCTGCGGCCGATGAATGTGTCTCACTTTATTGGCGACACCGTCATCGATCTGACCAAGGCGCAAATTCCTTATGGGGAGACGAAGCTGACGATTTCGTCCTTCGTTGGCGATGTGAAAATCTATCTGCCCAACGACTACGAGGTCGGCATACAGGTCATCACGCATGCATTCGCTGGGGACACGAAAGTAATGGATCGCAAGGATAGCGGCATGTTCCGCAATAGCAGCTTGTCCAGTCCGGCGTATCATGAATGCGATAAACAAATCAAGCTGGTCGTCAGCACCTTCATTGGAGATGTAACGGCGACGCGGGTAGGGTGA
- a CDS encoding xylulokinase has translation MSTNSRTAARELVLSVDVGSTAVKVVAMTREGQIAASASRHYASDSRRPGWVEQHPQQWWEGACAAIRECVANIGAAGGVLLGVSFSGHMSAPVLLGNDGHPVMPSIMIADARSSEETAWLRQEYGETFVAMTGNMPIDAFTVSKLLWIKNNVPDALRRAATLLFPKDFIRYRLSGHLLTDPTDAGNSLLYDAVSGRWSAELIRELGLPERLFPELQPSHGEAGRVSPEAAAATGLPEGLPVFTGAADMACSQLGTGASEDGILAVTLSTSGQAVMRVKGIVSEAVGKLTFHPSAIPGTLYAMGSIFTGGLGVDWAYRMLSDKTQLQAEDYEAIGILSRRMDGIPPGSDGLLFLPFLVGSGTPHFDAVDRASWLGLATGQPKELLLHSVMEGVAYNIREAMELFEASGYPAKRLHLGGGGSKNEVWSRMIGDVLDRPLARLHHRDASAVGASLLAGLGCGWYTSVDEAARIVVSASEPAQPNEGRAQAYGRIYGHYREVYHSLNRYYRATAAENGLSEKL, from the coding sequence ATGTCAACGAATAGCCGGACAGCGGCACGTGAACTGGTGCTGAGCGTCGATGTCGGCTCGACAGCGGTCAAAGTCGTGGCCATGACGAGGGAAGGGCAGATTGCCGCCTCTGCCTCGCGCCATTATGCCAGCGATTCACGGCGTCCCGGTTGGGTGGAGCAGCATCCACAGCAATGGTGGGAGGGCGCTTGCGCTGCCATTCGTGAGTGTGTAGCGAACATCGGCGCTGCCGGGGGAGTCCTCCTCGGCGTTTCCTTCTCTGGACATATGAGTGCGCCGGTGCTGCTTGGCAACGATGGTCATCCGGTGATGCCAAGCATCATGATAGCCGACGCCAGATCATCCGAAGAAACCGCCTGGCTGCGGCAAGAATACGGAGAGACCTTCGTGGCGATGACAGGCAACATGCCGATCGACGCCTTCACGGTCTCGAAGCTTCTGTGGATCAAAAATAACGTGCCCGACGCGCTTCGACGTGCAGCCACGTTGTTGTTTCCAAAGGACTTTATCCGTTACCGCCTGAGCGGTCACTTGCTGACCGATCCCACCGATGCAGGCAACAGCTTGCTCTATGATGCTGTGTCGGGCAGGTGGTCGGCGGAACTTATTCGCGAGCTGGGCTTGCCCGAGCGGCTCTTCCCCGAGCTCCAGCCCTCGCATGGCGAAGCTGGGCGCGTCAGCCCGGAAGCCGCAGCCGCAACCGGTCTGCCGGAAGGCTTGCCTGTGTTTACAGGGGCAGCGGATATGGCGTGCAGCCAGCTTGGCACTGGCGCATCGGAGGATGGCATATTGGCGGTGACGCTGAGTACGTCCGGGCAGGCGGTGATGCGCGTGAAAGGGATCGTGTCCGAGGCTGTCGGCAAGCTGACATTTCATCCTTCGGCGATTCCTGGCACCCTATATGCAATGGGCAGCATCTTTACCGGGGGGCTAGGAGTGGATTGGGCATACCGTATGCTTAGTGACAAAACGCAGTTGCAGGCTGAGGATTACGAGGCGATAGGCATATTGTCCCGCAGGATGGATGGCATCCCTCCTGGTAGTGATGGATTGCTTTTTTTACCATTTTTAGTTGGGAGCGGGACGCCGCACTTCGACGCCGTCGACCGCGCTTCCTGGCTCGGGCTGGCTACAGGCCAGCCGAAGGAGCTGCTCCTGCACTCGGTCATGGAGGGAGTGGCGTATAATATTCGGGAAGCGATGGAGCTGTTCGAAGCCAGCGGCTATCCTGCCAAGCGCTTGCACCTGGGCGGAGGTGGCAGCAAGAACGAGGTCTGGTCGCGCATGATTGGCGATGTGCTTGACCGTCCACTGGCACGGCTGCATCATCGCGATGCGTCAGCGGTGGGAGCCTCGCTGCTGGCGGGCTTAGGCTGCGGCTGGTATACATCGGTCGACGAAGCGGCGCGCATAGTTGTCTCGGCCAGCGAGCCTGCACAGCCGAATGAGGGGCGGGCGCAGGCGTATGGGCGAATCTATGGCCATTACCGTGAGGTATACCATTCACTCAACCGCTATTATCGCGCGACGGCGGCGGAGAATGGGCTATCCGAAAAGCTCTAA
- a CDS encoding SIS domain-containing protein, with protein MLANEFVDKITWHIELIKQEEQESIAQAAEWIAESVANDGLLHLFGCGHSHLLVEDFFYRAGGLVPVNAILETSVMLHEGAVKSSRVERMTGYAEHILDNYEVAPGEVIIVISNSGINSLPVEMALAAKGKGLKVVALCSSSYFGDETRHHSGKRLSDIADLVIDNHMPHGDALVGIPGTELKMASGSTVIGSVILNMVMTSVAERLVARGVEPPVYISGNIPGGFERNRSYIEKYRKRIKHL; from the coding sequence ATGCTGGCAAATGAATTTGTAGACAAAATTACATGGCACATTGAATTAATTAAACAGGAAGAACAAGAATCCATTGCACAAGCAGCGGAGTGGATTGCCGAATCGGTGGCAAACGACGGTCTGCTGCATCTATTTGGCTGCGGCCATTCGCATTTGCTGGTGGAGGATTTTTTCTATAGAGCAGGCGGACTGGTTCCGGTCAACGCCATATTGGAAACAAGCGTCATGCTTCATGAAGGAGCGGTCAAAAGCTCGAGGGTGGAGCGGATGACGGGCTACGCGGAGCATATATTGGACAACTATGAGGTTGCGCCAGGGGAGGTTATCATCGTCATCTCCAACTCGGGAATCAACTCACTTCCGGTTGAGATGGCGTTGGCCGCAAAGGGAAAAGGGTTGAAGGTGGTAGCTCTGTGCTCGTCCTCCTACTTCGGGGATGAGACCAGACATCATTCCGGCAAGCGGCTCAGTGACATCGCAGATCTAGTCATTGACAACCATATGCCGCACGGCGATGCGTTGGTCGGCATTCCGGGCACGGAGTTGAAGATGGCATCCGGCTCGACGGTCATTGGCAGCGTCATTCTGAATATGGTTATGACCAGCGTGGCTGAGCGTCTGGTGGCACGCGGGGTTGAGCCTCCAGTGTATATCAGCGGCAACATTCCCGGCGGCTTTGAGCGCAACCGGTCTTATATCGAAAAATACCGCAAGCGAATCAAGCATCTGTAG
- a CDS encoding MBL fold metallo-hydrolase, translating into MRLRQDLYLLASGDLGFSWTHPADCNVYAVDTGAGLVVIDCGTGESIGEIIRNLGEHGYDAAAVGDILLTHLHADHSGGAAALREATGARIHMLDEAAEIFEQGDEAAISLQQARDAGFYDADYEWRACRADQRLRDGDRLHLGDCRFTVFHTPGHSRFDTCFLMERNHYPSVLISGDTVMHGGKISMLSTYDFQLQALAASIERLAGLAPDVLLPGHGQPVLSRAAKHVERASSIFRNLGVPANIG; encoded by the coding sequence ATGCGTCTTCGACAAGACCTTTACCTGCTGGCAAGCGGTGATCTTGGGTTCAGTTGGACCCATCCTGCCGATTGCAATGTATACGCTGTTGATACGGGGGCAGGCCTTGTGGTGATTGATTGCGGTACGGGCGAATCGATTGGTGAAATTATCCGCAATCTCGGGGAACATGGGTATGACGCTGCAGCGGTGGGCGATATTTTATTGACACATCTGCACGCGGATCATTCCGGCGGCGCTGCGGCGCTGCGGGAGGCGACCGGTGCTCGCATTCATATGCTGGACGAGGCTGCCGAGATTTTTGAGCAGGGAGATGAAGCGGCAATCAGCTTGCAGCAGGCGCGTGACGCTGGCTTTTACGACGCTGATTATGAATGGCGGGCTTGCAGGGCGGATCAGCGGCTGCGCGACGGCGATAGATTGCATCTTGGGGATTGCCGGTTTACGGTATTCCATACGCCAGGGCATTCACGCTTTGATACTTGTTTTCTGATGGAGAGAAACCATTATCCTTCCGTATTGATTAGCGGAGACACGGTTATGCACGGCGGAAAAATCTCCATGCTGAGCACTTATGATTTTCAATTACAGGCGCTTGCTGCAAGCATTGAAAGACTGGCCGGTCTTGCGCCGGACGTGCTGCTTCCGGGACATGGGCAGCCCGTGTTGTCGAGGGCCGCGAAGCATGTGGAAAGAGCCTCTAGCATTTTTCGAAACTTGGGTGTACCGGCGAACATTGGCTAA
- a CDS encoding RidA family protein, producing MSIEQRLKELNIAIPEVKPRFRFVPGVQVGNLLFISGATPEIDGVMQMPGRLGAEHDVAAGRKAARLAALNCLGEIQSCLGSLDRVERIVRMMGYVRSADGFGEQPLVIDGASELLVEIFGEAGKHARAALGTSELPFGAAVELEMIVQVKA from the coding sequence ATGTCGATCGAACAGCGTTTAAAGGAATTGAATATAGCCATTCCAGAAGTGAAGCCGCGTTTTCGATTTGTACCCGGAGTGCAGGTAGGCAATCTGCTGTTTATATCCGGCGCGACACCTGAGATCGACGGGGTCATGCAGATGCCCGGAAGGCTCGGAGCCGAGCATGACGTTGCTGCGGGCAGGAAGGCTGCAAGGCTGGCTGCTCTGAATTGTCTGGGAGAGATACAGTCATGTCTGGGCAGTCTTGATCGGGTTGAGCGGATTGTACGTATGATGGGTTACGTCAGGTCTGCCGACGGATTCGGGGAGCAGCCGCTTGTGATTGACGGAGCGTCGGAGCTGCTGGTCGAGATCTTCGGCGAGGCGGGCAAGCATGCGCGAGCTGCGCTGGGCACCAGCGAGCTGCCATTCGGTGCAGCGGTGGAGCTGGAGATGATTGTTCAGGTGAAGGCATAA